The Trypanosoma brucei gambiense DAL972 chromosome 10, complete sequence genome has a segment encoding these proteins:
- a CDS encoding splicing factor ptsr1 interacting protein,putative — MDAIPPEYDKDTKERIYRQEWLEYFNYIGWDRAVSEHPEQYYSIFPGGHHHALHNMNNGGSVMGDIMGKQENIGSIGVSAPILGNQRPAGGASYRAGILAPPVMTTASAAAKMFLDDGSSSGSDGDSRYSSRSSSSSSDASSLDGSKERDGEVNRGQRRYERAAEAGASEADTKKSASNRRRHRSGSGTKRRSRSRHRHRDKSRRRSTNNDKKSGRKRERSKDAEESRARRDDKPPRNEQKTGRRDERRERDNKHRSNDRDERRHHHHRSDKPHGSEHGRNRDRERRDRERDRERDRERDRDRGRERERERDRDRDWDRRKEKAPAGGGSSNGSRSHKGHYILHEGNDKFRGRGDGSISAGGDRYDDRREDARQRRQRDEGRYRR, encoded by the exons ATGGATGCGATCCCACCTGAGTACGATAAGGACACCAAGGAGCGCATATACCGCCAAGAATGGCTCGAGTATTTTAATTACATTGGATGGGACCGAGCGGTATCTGAACATCCAGAGCAGTATTACTCCATCTTCCCCGGGGGCCATCACCACGCATTACACAACATGAACAACGGGGGGTCGGTTATGGGCGATATAATGGGGAAACAAGAGAATATTGGTTCTATAGGcgtgtcagctcctattttAGGTAATCAGCGGCCAGCCGGCGGTGCATCATATAGAGCTGGCATCCTTGCACCACCGGTGATGACGACAGCTTCCGCTGCCGCAAAAATGTTTCTGGATGACGGAAGCAGTAGCGGTAGTGATGGTGACAGTCGGTACTCTTCtcgctcttcctcttcctctagCGATGCATCATCACTGGACGGGAGCAAGGAACGTGATGGTGAAGTAAACCGTGGTCAAAGGCGCTATGAGCGTGCCGCGGAAGCTGGGGCGTCAGAGGCTGACACGAAAAAGAGTGCCTCCAACCGTCGGCGTCATCGGAGCGGTAGTGGCACCAAGCGCCGCTCTCGGTCCCGTCACAGGCATCGTGACAAGTCGAGGCGACGCAGCACCAACAACGATAAAAAGTCAGGGCGAAAACGAGAGCGCAGTAAAGACGCGGAGGAAAGTCGGGCACGACGTGACGACAAACCGCCaagaaacgaacaaaaaacaggTCGACGCGACGAGCGGCGGGAGCGTGACAACAAGCACCGATCGAACGACAGGGACGAgcgccgccaccaccaccaccgttcTGACAAGCCTCATGGAAGTGAACATGGGCGTAACCGCGATCGTGAACGTAGA GATCGTGAACGGGATCGTGAACGGGATCGTGAACGGGACCGGGATCGTGGCCGTGAGCGTGAGCGGGAGCGTGACCGGGACCGGGACTGGGACCGCCGGAAAGAGAAGGCACCAGCGGGTGGCGGTAGTTCCAATGGGAGTCGGTCGCACAAGGGACATTATATTCTTCACGAAGGCAATGATAAGTTTCGTGGAAGGGGGGATGGATCGATATCTGCCGGGGGTGATAGGTATGATGACAGAAGGGAAGATGCTCGCCAGCGAAGGCAACGTGATGAAGGGCGATACAGGAGGTAG
- a CDS encoding enolase, with translation MTIQKVHGREVLDSRGNPTVEVEVTTERGVFRSAVPSGASTGVYEACELRDGDKKRYVGKGCLQAVKNVNEVIGPALIGRDELKQEELDTLMLRLDGTPNKGKLGANAILGCSMAISKAAAAAKGVPLYRYLASLAGTKELRLPVPCFNVINGGKHAGNALPFQEFMIAPVKATSFSEALRMGSEVYHSLRGIIKKKYGQDAVNVGDEGGFAPPIKDINEPLPILMEAIEEAGHRGKFAICMDCAASETYDEKKQQYNLTFKSPEPTWVTAEQLRETYCKWAHDYPIVSIEDPYDQDDFAGFAGITEALKGKTQIVGDDLTVTNTERIKMAIEKKACNSLLLKINQIGTISEAIASSKLCMENGWSVMVSHRSGETEDTYIADLVVALGSGQIKTGAPCRGERTAKLNQLLRIEEELGAHAKFGFPGWS, from the coding sequence ATGACGATCCAGAAAGTTCACGGTCGCGAAGTCCTTGACTCTCGTGGTAACCCCACAGTGGAGGTTGAAGTGACGACAGAGAGGGGTGTGTTCCGGTCAGCTGTGCCGTCTGGTGCATCGACCGGTGTGTATGAGGCCTGCGAACTGCGCGACGGGGACAAGAAGCGCTACGTCGGGAAGGGTTGCCTACAGGCAGTAAAGAATGTAAATGAGGTAATTGGCCCTGCGCTTATCGGCAGGGACGAGCTTAAGCAAGAAGAATTGGACACACTGATGCTTCGGCTCGACGGCACTCCCAACAAGGGTAAGCTCGGTGCCAACGCTATCCTCGGATGCTCGATGGCCATCAGCAAAGCCGCTGCTGCGGCGAAAGGTGTTCCCCTCTACCGCTACCTTGCCTCCCTCGCCGGTACGAAGGAACTGCGCCTTCCTGTTCCTTGCTTCAACGTGATCAACGGTGGCAAGCACGCCGGAAACGCCTTACCCTTCCAGGAGTTCATGATCGCCCCGGTGAAGGCCACCTCGTTTAGCGAGGCGCTGCGTATGGGTTCTGAGGTGTACCACTCCCTCAGAGGCATCATCAAGAAGAAGTACGGTCAGGATGCTGTGAACGTTGGTGATGAGGGCGGGTTTGCCCCACCGATCAAAGACATTAATGAGCCGCTTCCTATCCTCATGGAGGCCATTGAGGAGGCTGGTCACAGGGGTAAGTTCGCCATCTGCATGGACTGCGCTGCCAGTGAAACCTATgacgaaaagaagcaacaataTAATTTAACCTTCAAGAGCCCCGAACCCACTTGGGTAACGGCAGAGCAGTTGCGCGAAACGTACTGCAAATGGGCGCACGACTACCCAATTGTCAGTATTGAAGACCCTTACGATCAAGACGACTTCGCTGGTTTCGCTGGCATCACTGAGGCTCTGAAGGGCAAAACTCAAATTGTCGGCGACGACCTCACTGTCACCAACACCGAACGCATCAAGATGGCCATCGAAAAGAAGGCCTGCAACTCTCTTCTACTGAAAATCAACCAAATCGGTACCATCAGCGAGGCAATCGCATCATCGAAGTTGTGCATGGAGAATGGCTGGTCAGTGATGGTCTCTCACCGCAGTGGTGAGACAGAGGACACGTACATCGCGGACCTTGTTGTTGCTCTTGGTTCTGGTCAAATTAAAACTGGTGCACCGTGCCGCGGCGAGCGGACAGCAAAACTCAACCAGCTGCTGCGCATTGAAGAGGAACTTGGTGCCCATGCTAAATTTGGCTTTCCCGGTTGGTCGTAA
- a CDS encoding importin beta-1 subunit, putative, which translates to MSSLTELLTALGSPDPSVRIPAEEQVNRAKQGGLGGFLCSLLEEFRDESKPLFARNMAGTLLKNAVAPNLRETAARRALEREWKNLPVALRTEVKQCVLSTLGSPKKDIQNVAANIIGNLSRIELPAGEWPDLMDILISATESQSEFHQVAALTAIGYVCEEGHDHEDVEAALINYTGGILNAVVCGMNSGKEEVCYCATNALCNAMEFIHDNMQQQNQRDLLVDTLCRTVASSHNSRTREKAMESLVKVADMYYSTLPNYIDRLHAITTGAIFGEEEGVALQAMLFWISICETELDMKESADPRCLFYAQKGASMLVNICLQTIVRQEEGQEEGDWNIAIAGGKLLQSLAMCIQDPVVDLVMPFVYSNIEGATWREKEAAVLAFGCILNGPNADKIQDTVAQAVPGLLQYIRHDHPLVADTAGWVLATVCELFGDVFLLQPWNLQQLINIVTPMIGEGTEKAIRGCHIVHNLSLTYEEEDCQPTNELSRYFAELLNVLLLAIDKGVDYTVKSVAQEALNALIDAAAVDCLQFLNLLVPELHKRIYNVLGERQQGQVGEMEASSLLGLLCGSLGSTARKLMLAFNEHLQPSMEIVLKILENPQGTVLEEVLTMLGSFAHAVKQGMAPYLDRITGHVVKALQCVDEPDLITVAVGTVGDLSLGVQKDLAPYVEGILGALYGNLQNPEVDRCVKCIFLNCIGDIVLNVGEANFAQYVNIFMPFVHSMFEQSCGVNVTDDPDNEEYVMSLWESISTLYTSVCQSFKGNEIPLAPYLQNMLQFVLYTAPLAKSHGYVEVFIAIITVIGDMASVLKSVSLKELRQQAQSALLSSEVVAIVKVAAELNDGRDGFREQVRWVESQLQQLSKVV; encoded by the coding sequence ATGAGCTCCTTGACGGAATTGTTAACTGCGTTAGGTAGCCCAGACCCCTCAGTGCGGATTCCAGCGGAAGAACAAGTGAACCGAGCCAAGCAGGGAGGTTTAGGTGGGTTCCTGTGCAGCTTGTTGGAGGAGTTTCGGGATGAGTCAAAGCCACTGTTCGCTCGAAATATGGCTGGAACTTTGCTGAAAAACGCCGTTGCGCCAAATCTTCGTGAAACGGCAGCTCGTCGCGCTCTGGAACGGGAATGGAAAAATCTCCCGGTTGCCCTTCGGACTGAGGTGAAGCAATGCGTTCTGTCGACACTTGGTTCaccaaaaaaagatatacaGAATGTGGCAGCAAATATTATTGGGAATCTTTCGCGCATAGAGTTACCGGCAGGGGAGTGGCCGGACCTCATGGACATACTAATAAGTGCAACGGAGTCTCAAAGTGAATTTCACCAGGTGGCAGCTCTAACAGCAATCGGTTACGTGTGCGAAGAAGGACATGACCACGAGGACGTTGAAGCAGCGTTGATAAATTATACGGGTGGCATTCTGAACGCTGTTGTGTGTGGTATGAACAGcggaaaggaggaagtgtGTTACTGCGCAACAAATGCGCTATGTAATGCCATGGAGTTCATTCATGAcaatatgcaacaacaaaaccagAGGGATCTTCTCGTCGACACTCTCTGCCGCACTGTCGCATCAAGCCACAACTCCCGTACTCGTGAAAAAGCGATGGAGTCGTTAGTTAAAGTTGCCGACATGTACTATTCCACACTTCCTAACTACATCGATCGGTTACACGCCATCACAACCGGGGCTATCtttggtgaagaagaaggtgtTGCATTGCAGGCGATGCTTTTTTGGATTTCCATCTGTGAAACTGAATTGGATATGAAGGAAAGCGCTGACCCGCGGTGCTTATTCTACGCCCAAAAAGGGGCTTCCATGCTAGTGAATATTTGCCTTCAAACTATTGTGCGGCAGGAGGAGGGCCAAGAAGAGGGTGACTGGAACATTGCGATAGCTGGCGGTAAACTCTTACAGAGCCTTGCTATGTGTATTCAAGATCCTGTTGTCGATCTCGTAATGCCATTTGTATATAGTAACATTGAGGGCGCAAcatggagagaaaaagaggcagCAGTTCTGGCATTTGGTTGTATTTTGAACGGTCCTAATGCGGATAAAATTCAAGATACCGTTGCGCAAGCTGTGCCCGGACTTCTGCAGTACATTCGTCATGATCATCCCTTGGTTGCTGATACAGCTGGCTGGGTACTCGCCACTGTGTGCGAACTTTTTGGTGACGTGTTTCTGCTTCAGCCGTGGAACCTACAGCAATTGATCAACATCGTCACACCAATGATcggtgaaggaactgagaaAGCTATCAGGGGGTGCCACATTGTACATAATCTCTCGCTTACctatgaggaggaggactgCCAACCCACTAACGAGTTATCGCGATACTTTGCCGAACTGCTAAACGTGCTGCTTTTGGCGATTGACAAGGGTGTCGATTACACTGTGAAAAGCGTCGCTCAAGAGGCGTTGAATGCGCTTATTGATGCAGCTGCCGTTGACTGCCTTCAGTTTCTTAATCTTCTTGTGCCTGAGCTGCACAAACGCATTTACAATGTGTTGGGAGAGCGTCAACAAGGCCAAGTGGGCGAGATGGAGGCTTCCTCATTGCTTGGCTTGCTGTGTGGATCACTGGGAAGCACTGCCAGGAAGTTGATGCTTGCGTTTAACGAGCATCTACAACCGAGTATGGAGATTGTACTGAAGATACTCGAGAACCCTCAGGGCACCGTTCTAGAGGAGGTGCTCACGATGTTAGGGAGTTTTGCTCATGCCGTTAAGCAAGGAATGGCACCTTACCTTGATCGCATCACAGGTCATGTGGTTAAAgcattgcagtgtgtggATGAACCCGATCTTATTACAGTGGCTGTGGGTACGGTGGGTGATCTTTCGTTGGGGGTACAGAAAGATCTCGCCCCTTACGTGGAAGGTATTCTTGGCGCCTTGTACGGCAATCTGCAGAACCCCGAAGTGGATCGCTGTGTAAAGTGTATTTTCCTCAACTGCATCGGCGATATCGTGTTGAACGTAGGCGAGGCGAACTTTGCTCAGTATGTAAACATTTTCATGCCGTTTGTCCATTCCATGTTTGAGCAGAGTTGTGGAGTAAACGTAACTGATGATCCCGATAATGAGGAGTATGTTATGTCCTTATGGGAGAGTATCTCTACTTTGTACACGAGTGTGTGCCAAAGTTTTAAGGGCAACGAAATCCCTCTGGCTCCATATTTACAAAACATGCTACAGTTTGTCCTTTACACCGCACCTCTCGCCAAGTCTCACGGCTACGTTGAGGTGTTTATAGCGATCATCACAGTTATTGGCGATATGGCATCTGTATTGAAGAGTGTTTCCTTAAAAGAGTTGAGGCAGCAGGCGCAAAGCGCTCTTCTCTCCAGCGAGGTGGTGGCCATCGTCAAAGTTGCCGCAGAATTGAATGACGGACGCGATGGTTTCAGGGAGCAAGTGCGGTGGGTGGAAAGCCAACTTCAACAACTTTCAAAGGTGgtgtaa